The following proteins are encoded in a genomic region of Maylandia zebra isolate NMK-2024a linkage group LG1, Mzebra_GT3a, whole genome shotgun sequence:
- the dna2 gene encoding DNA replication ATP-dependent helicase/nuclease DNA2 isoform X2 — MNRMKMKKAEVLRGLPGGQKNISAFFSSQNRKVFPTSTKVSTTGAVQPKTEPPVKDGESSLFRVHSPLKRSVLGDLENLLPSSPDLLLSVPETPNSQIRHTCSPSFKKDLSREEVCLANLGQLSPVCRSPRSKGPNLRRVMAKDGGKAKREDRTSGSMKRLFSPPEESHDAKRPRTTSPLTTGAVIMSRSLKERNYITEPEKTPSLPTERSAGCYDKSVGHSQGTELILNDGRSAIISVQSVSSLSLGQEKKPQQEHDEQDSGFTLITEQTAAEAETSRKLHTSVEKDTPNAHVHETSAQAITPALHGGSKEREVHPNVKETTRTSKKVGDGDQKTQDQEQNGGTAPACPTEERLDESWFADQMEHNEGLKTKKSRKVPDHVILCGGPKNRYWVMNVEERPGLKTLTISCSKLLHPAETCLLRDGWEMTPVRPGDVVHLEGHSDGGSWLVDREQGFLVLLPDSLISGTSISSSIRCMRRAVLGDMFKSFDGGSKQMLNGTMVHEVFQRAATAKDFSSETLSKLADEALHSPRYLGDMYSLGVTQEEMKQELHDYLPSLEHWAKEYLNSQTPKAISLKIGGAPSRCQDSGAVATVTELADIEENVWSPRFGLKGKIDVTARVRIQRPRNGFHRIPEEKTIPLELKTGRESNSIEHRSQVILYTLMTSERYSPEAGFLLYLKTGNMHPVAPSHMDRRELLKLRNTLVHHIHNCVEKEAERSCLSRLPDILTNRQTCQYCPQKRNCALYERAVDRSSAVTEDVIHEFIQQETGHLTLPHLNYFSHWLLLCCLESVTMETRNSRKRVWLQTVEESEKSGSCAGNLRLSGPVMAQSEGVFLHCFHRSHVASQQGLTNSSLSSRDRIVVSDLEGRLVGLATGYLCEVSQTVISCTLDRDLSKFRDVTFRLDGDEGVVGFSTHLTNLSKLMENSQDSDRLRKLVVDLQAPEFISNLSSVLPKEAKDTVADILKGLNKPQKQAMKKVLLSKDYTLVVGMPGTGKTTTICTLVRILHACGFSVLLTSYTHSAVDNILLKLKRFRVGFLRLGQGQKVHPDILPYTEESVRKKGVHTLSDLEQLYNKELIVATTCMGIKHPIFTRRRFDFCIVDEASQISQPICLGPLFYAKRFVLVGDHQQLPPIVQNHEARSLGMDESLFKRLELHSEAVVQLNVQYRMNRQIMSLSNSLMYEGRLECGSERTAAALLTLPFLLSVQSELSSYSEAHPQHALSWIQSTLLPSNPVCFLDCSMVPALESVEQGGISNHTEAALIHTLLSLLIKAGCKPSDIGVIAPYRQQLKTILALLQSPAFTGVEVNTVDRYQGRDKSLIILSFVRSTAEEGNLGELLKDWRRLNVAITRAKHKLLMVGSATTLQRYTPVEKLLNHLQQENMIIQLPSAAHKALPSMDL; from the exons ATGAACAGGATGAAAATGAAGAAAGCCGAG GTTCTTCGAGGCTTACCTGGGGGGCAGAAGAACATCTCTGCCTTCTTTTCCTCCCAGAACCGAAAG GTCTTCCCAACTTCCACAAAAGTATCCACCACGGGTGCGGTCCAGCCCAAGACTGAGCCTCCAGTCAAAGATGGTGAAAGCTCTCTGTTCAGAGTCCATTCCCCATTAAAGAGGAGTGTCCTTGGGGACCTTGAAAACCTCCTCCCCTCCTCACCAGATCTCCTACTTTCTGTGCCTGAGACGCCAAACAGTCAAATCAGGCATACCTGCTCTCCCTCCTTTAAGAAGGACCTCAGCAGGGAGGAGGTGTGCCTGGCAAACCTCGGCCAGCTGTCTCCTGTCTGTCGCAGTCCTCGCTCCAAAGGGCCAAATTTACGGAGAGTAATGGCTAAGGATGGAGGAAAAGCCAAGAGGGAAGATAGAACGTCTGGCTCCATGAAAAGGCTGTTCAGCCCCCCTGAAGAGTCACATGATGCCAAGAGACCAAGAACTACCAGCCCATTGACCACAGGAGCAGTGATTATGAGTAGAAgcctgaaagaaagaaattatatAACTGAGCCAGAGAAAACACCCTCCTTACCCACTGAACGTTCAGCAGGTTGTTATGACAAGTCTGTGGGTCACAGTCAAGGCACTGAATTGATCTTAAATGATGGTAGAAGCGCAATAATATCAGTGCAGTCTGTGTCTTCCCTCTCTTTGGGCCAAGAGAAGAAACCTCAGCAAGAACATGATGAGCAAGATTCTGGTTTTACTTTGATAACGGAGCAGACAGCAGCTGAGGCCGAAACCAGCAGAAAGCTACACACTAGTGTGGAAAAGGACACTCCTAATGCACATGTGCATGAAACCAGTGCTCAAGCTATCACACCTGCACTGCACGGAGGTTCAAAGGAGAGAGAGGTTCACCCAAACGTAAAAGAGACCACAAGAACATCGAAGAAGGTTGGAGATGGAGACCAAAAAACACAGGATCAGGAGCAAAATGGCG GAACGGCTCCTGCGTGTCCCACAGAAGAGCGACTGGATGAGAGCTGGTTTGCAGATCAGATGGAGCATAACGAAGGTCTTAAGACCAAAAAATCCCG GAAAGTACCAGACCATGTAATCCTTTGTGGAGGACCGAAAAACCGTTACTGGGTCATGAATGTTGAAGAGAGACCTGGCCTCAAAACGCTGACCATCTCATGCTCCAAGCTTCTACATCCAGCCGAGACGTGCCTGCTTAGAGATGGATG GGAGATGACACCTGTTCGTCCTGGTGATGTGGTGCATCTGGAGGGCCACTCTGATGGTGGATCCTGGTTAGTGGACAGGGAGCAGGGCTTTCTGGTTTTACTCCCTGATAGCCTCATCTCAGGTACCAGCATCTCCAGCTCCATCCGCTGCATGAGGCGTGCGGTGCTGGGAGATATGTTCAAG AGTTTTGATGGTGGCAGCAAGCAAATGCTTAACGGCACCATGGTCCATGAAGTCTTCCAAAGAGCAGCTACAGCTAAAGATTTTTCTTCGGAGACGCTGTCTAAGCTCGCTGATGAGGCTTTGCACAGTCCTCGATATCTGGGAGATAT GTACAGTTTGGGTGTAACTCAGGAAGAGATGAAGCAGGAGCTGCATGATTATCTCCCCTCACTGGAACACTGGGCAAAGGAATACCTCAACTCTCAAACACCTAAAGCCATAAGCCTTAAAAT TGGTGGAGCTCCAAGTAGGTGTCAGGACTCGGGAGCTGTCGCTACTGTTACAGAGCTGGCAGACATAGAGGAGAACGTTTGGTCTCCGAGGTTTGGGCTGAAAGGAAAAATCGATGTGACGGCCCGGGTTCGAATCCAAAGACCGCGAAATGGCTTTCACAGAATTCCAGAAGAAAAGACCATCCCTCTGGAGCTGAAAACTGGCAGGGAGTCAAACTCGATAGAGCATCGCAGTCAG GTGATTCTGTACACTTTGATGACCTCGGAGAGATACAGTCCCGAGGCCGGCTTTCTACTTTACCTCAAGACTGGCAACATGCACCCTGTAGCACCCAGCCACATGGACCGCAGAG AGCTGCTGAAGCTAAGGAACACTTTGGTGCATCACATTCACAACTGTGTGGAGAAAGAGGCTGAGCGAAGCTGCCTCTCCAGGCTGCCGGACATACTGACCAACAGACAAACCTGCCAGTACTGTCCTCAAAAGAGAAACTGTGCCTTATATGAGAG GGCTGTGGATCGCAGCTCTGCAGTCACTGAAGATGTTATACATGAATTTATACAGCAAGAGACTGGCCACCTGACATTGCCTCATCTTAACTATTTTTCCCACTGGCTGCTTCTCTGCTGCTTGGAGTCTGTCACCATGGAGACTAGAAACAGCCGAAAGCGTGTGTGGCTTCAGACGGTTGAGGAAAG TGAGAAGAGCGGGAGCTGCGCAGGGAACCTGCGGCTCAGCGGGCCAGTGATGGCTCAGTCTGAAGGTGTTTTCCTTCATTGTTTCCACCGCAGTCATGTTGCTTCGCAGCAAGGTTTGACCAACAGCAGTCTCTCCAGCAGGGATCGCATTGTCGTTAGTGACCTGGAGGGTCGCCTTGTTGGCTTGGCAACAGGTTACCTGTGTGAGGTCAGCCAGACAGTAATCAGCTGCACACTGGACAG GGACCTGTCGAAGTTCAGGGATGTGACATTTCGGCTGGATGGGGATGAAGGTGTGGTGGGCTTCAGCACCCACCTCACCAATCTCTCCAAACTGATGGAAAACTCTCAGGACAG TGATCGTCTGAGGAAGTTGGTCGTCGACCTTCAAGCTCCAGAGTTCATCTCCAACCTCAGCTCTGTTTTGCCCAAGGAGGCTAAGGACACCGTGGCTGACATCCTCAAAG GTCTCAACAAACCCCAGAAACAGGCCATGAAGAAGGTGTTGTTATCTAAAGACTACACGCTGGTAGTCGGCATGCCAGGCACAGGCAAAACCACAACCATCTGCACCCTG GTTCGTATCCTGCATGCTTGTGGTTTTAGTGTGTTGCTGACCAGCTACACCCACTCTGCTGTTGATAACATCCTTCTGAAGCTTAAACGTTTCAGAGTTGGTTTTCTGCGTCTGGGTCAGGGACAGAAG GTTCATCCAGACATCCTGCCATACACAGAAGAAAGTGTGAGGAAGAAGGGGGTTCACACTCTTTCAGACCTGGAACAGCTTTATAACAAAGAA CTGATAGTGGCAACTACTTGTATGGGCATCAAGCATCCTATTTTTACTCGACGCCGCTTTGATTTCTGCATTGTGGATGAGGCGTCACAGATCAGCCAGCCTATCTGCCTGGGACCTTTGTTCTACGCCAAGAGATTTGTCCTTGTTGGAGACCATCAACAGCTCCCACCAATAGTGCAAAACCATGAAGCCAG GTCACTTGGGATGGATGAGAGTTTATTTAAGCGACTAGAGCTGCATAGTGAAGCAGTGGTACAACTCAACGTACAGTATCGAATGAACAG GCAGATCATGTCTCTCAGTAACTCTCTGATGTACGAAGGCCGGCTGGAGTGTGGCTCAGAGAGGACGGCCGCAGCACTGCTCACCCTGCCCTTCCTGCTGTCTGTCCAGTCTGAGCTGAGTTCGTACTCTGAGGCTCATCCCCAGCATGCCCTGTCGTGGATACAGTCTACGCTGTTGCCGAGCAATCCTGTTTGCTTCCTGGACTGCTCGATG GTGCCTGCACTAGAATCAGTGGAACAAGGAGGAATAAGCAATCACACCGAAGCTGCTCTCATACAcactctgctttcacttctcATAAAA gcaGGGTGTAAGCCCAGCGATATTGGTGTTATCGCCCCCTACAGGCAGCAGTTAAAGACAATTCTGGCTCTGCTGCAGTCGCCTGCATTCACTGGTGTGGAGGTGAACACAGTGGATAGATACCAAGGACGGGACAAAAGTCTGattattctttcttttgtcaGGAGCACGGCAGAGGAAGGAAAC TTAGGAGAGTTGTTAAAGGACTGGCGTCGCCTGAATGTAGCCATTACCCGCGCCAAACACAAGCTGCTGATGGTGGGCTCAGCCACAACGCTACAACGCTACACACCAGTGGAGAAACTTCTCAACCATCTTCAACAAGAGAACATGAT TATCCAGCTCCCATCAGCTGCCCACAAGGCCTTACCCAGCATGGACCTGTGA
- the LOC101467627 gene encoding phenazine biosynthesis-like domain-containing protein 2 isoform X2, whose protein sequence is MNLSETAFITRTNPSDSFTTGSRFRLRWFTPTTEVNLCGHATLASAAVLFQYNKNVNPTLVFETKSGDLCVTQKEEGYIMDFPLNPPTRQDPNDFKDTIKAAVGNLPVQEVYLSNNTKKLLIRLADSCDTSVLTHLKVDSVALQNSERSGRVRAVVVTMKGSPDCQPGYDFYSRNFAPWVGIPEDPVTGSAHTVLGSYWSDKLGKKKLLAYQCSSRGGELELEVRDDGRINIAGQTITILQGTIKL, encoded by the exons ATGAACCTCTCAGAAACTGCTTTCATCACCAGGACGAATCCCTCTGATAGCTTTACTACAG GATCAAGGTTCCGCCTTCGATGGTTTACACCAACCACTGAAGTCAATCTGTGTGGTCATGCCACTCTGGCCTCTGCAGCAGTGCTGTTCCAATACAACA aaaatgtaaacCCCACCCTGGTGTTTGAGACCAAGAGTGGAGATCTGTGCGTCACCCAGAAGGAGGAAGGGTACATCATGGACTTTCCTCTGAACCCCCCCACACGACAG GATCCCAACGACTTCAAAGATACCATCAAG GCCGCAGTGGGAAACCTCCCGGTTCAGGAAGTTTATCTGTCCAACAACACCAAGAAGCTGCTGATTCGACTGGCTGACAGCTGTGACAc CTCCGTGCTTACCCATCTGAAAGTTGACAGTGTGGCTCTTCAGAATAGTGAGAGAAGTGGAAGAGTCAGAGCCGTCGTCGTCACTATGAAAG GATCACCGGATTGCCAGCCAGGATATGACTTTTACTCCAGAAACTTTGCTCCGTGGGTTGGCATCCCTGAGGATCCTGTCACTG GATCTGCCCACACAGTCCTAGGCAGCTACTGGTCTGACAAACTAGGAAAGAAGAAATTGCTGG CTTACCAGTGCTCTAGTCGTGGCGGCGAGCTGGAACTTGAAGTGAGAGATGATGGAAGAATCAACATAGCTGGACAGACCATCACTATTCTGCAGGGAACAATCAAACTATAG
- the LOC101467627 gene encoding phenazine biosynthesis-like domain-containing protein 1 isoform X1: protein MEIPVFTLDAFTNLSFRGNPAAVCPLQRELSDDLYHKIAAEMNLSETAFITRTNPSDSFTTGSRFRLRWFTPTTEVNLCGHATLASAAVLFQYNKNVNPTLVFETKSGDLCVTQKEEGYIMDFPLNPPTRQDPNDFKDTIKAAVGNLPVQEVYLSNNTKKLLIRLADSCDTSVLTHLKVDSVALQNSERSGRVRAVVVTMKGSPDCQPGYDFYSRNFAPWVGIPEDPVTGSAHTVLGSYWSDKLGKKKLLAYQCSSRGGELELEVRDDGRINIAGQTITILQGTIKL, encoded by the exons ATGGAGATACCAGTGTTCACGCTGGATGCCTTCACCAATTTATCGTTCAGGGGAAACCCAGCGGCAGTTTGTCCACTTCAGCGT GAGCTGAGTGATGACTTGTATCACAAGATAGCAGCAGAGATGAACCTCTCAGAAACTGCTTTCATCACCAGGACGAATCCCTCTGATAGCTTTACTACAG GATCAAGGTTCCGCCTTCGATGGTTTACACCAACCACTGAAGTCAATCTGTGTGGTCATGCCACTCTGGCCTCTGCAGCAGTGCTGTTCCAATACAACA aaaatgtaaacCCCACCCTGGTGTTTGAGACCAAGAGTGGAGATCTGTGCGTCACCCAGAAGGAGGAAGGGTACATCATGGACTTTCCTCTGAACCCCCCCACACGACAG GATCCCAACGACTTCAAAGATACCATCAAG GCCGCAGTGGGAAACCTCCCGGTTCAGGAAGTTTATCTGTCCAACAACACCAAGAAGCTGCTGATTCGACTGGCTGACAGCTGTGACAc CTCCGTGCTTACCCATCTGAAAGTTGACAGTGTGGCTCTTCAGAATAGTGAGAGAAGTGGAAGAGTCAGAGCCGTCGTCGTCACTATGAAAG GATCACCGGATTGCCAGCCAGGATATGACTTTTACTCCAGAAACTTTGCTCCGTGGGTTGGCATCCCTGAGGATCCTGTCACTG GATCTGCCCACACAGTCCTAGGCAGCTACTGGTCTGACAAACTAGGAAAGAAGAAATTGCTGG CTTACCAGTGCTCTAGTCGTGGCGGCGAGCTGGAACTTGAAGTGAGAGATGATGGAAGAATCAACATAGCTGGACAGACCATCACTATTCTGCAGGGAACAATCAAACTATAG
- the dna2 gene encoding DNA replication ATP-dependent helicase/nuclease DNA2 isoform X1, translating into MNRMKMKKAEVLRGLPGGQKNISAFFSSQNRKVFPTSTKVSTTGAVQPKTEPPVKDGESSLFRVHSPLKRSVLGDLENLLPSSPDLLLSVPETPNSQIRHTCSPSFKKDLSREEVCLANLGQLSPVCRSPRSKGPNLRRVMAKDGGKAKREDRTSGSMKRLFSPPEESHDAKRPRTTSPLTTGAVIMSRSLKERNYITEPEKTPSLPTERSAGCYDKSVGHSQGTELILNDGRSAIISVQSVSSLSLGQEKKPQQEHDEQDSGFTLITEQTAAEAETSRKLHTSVEKDTPNAHVHETSAQAITPALHGGSKEREVHPNVKETTRTSKKVGDGDQKTQDQEQNGGTAPACPTEERLDESWFADQMEHNEGLKTKKSRKVPDHVILCGGPKNRYWVMNVEERPGLKTLTISCSKLLHPAETCLLRDGWEMTPVRPGDVVHLEGHSDGGSWLVDREQGFLVLLPDSLISGTSISSSIRCMRRAVLGDMFKSFDGGSKQMLNGTMVHEVFQRAATAKDFSSETLSKLADEALHSPRYLGDMYSLGVTQEEMKQELHDYLPSLEHWAKEYLNSQTPKAISLKISGGAPSRCQDSGAVATVTELADIEENVWSPRFGLKGKIDVTARVRIQRPRNGFHRIPEEKTIPLELKTGRESNSIEHRSQVILYTLMTSERYSPEAGFLLYLKTGNMHPVAPSHMDRRELLKLRNTLVHHIHNCVEKEAERSCLSRLPDILTNRQTCQYCPQKRNCALYERAVDRSSAVTEDVIHEFIQQETGHLTLPHLNYFSHWLLLCCLESVTMETRNSRKRVWLQTVEESEKSGSCAGNLRLSGPVMAQSEGVFLHCFHRSHVASQQGLTNSSLSSRDRIVVSDLEGRLVGLATGYLCEVSQTVISCTLDRDLSKFRDVTFRLDGDEGVVGFSTHLTNLSKLMENSQDSDRLRKLVVDLQAPEFISNLSSVLPKEAKDTVADILKGLNKPQKQAMKKVLLSKDYTLVVGMPGTGKTTTICTLVRILHACGFSVLLTSYTHSAVDNILLKLKRFRVGFLRLGQGQKVHPDILPYTEESVRKKGVHTLSDLEQLYNKELIVATTCMGIKHPIFTRRRFDFCIVDEASQISQPICLGPLFYAKRFVLVGDHQQLPPIVQNHEARSLGMDESLFKRLELHSEAVVQLNVQYRMNRQIMSLSNSLMYEGRLECGSERTAAALLTLPFLLSVQSELSSYSEAHPQHALSWIQSTLLPSNPVCFLDCSMVPALESVEQGGISNHTEAALIHTLLSLLIKAGCKPSDIGVIAPYRQQLKTILALLQSPAFTGVEVNTVDRYQGRDKSLIILSFVRSTAEEGNLGELLKDWRRLNVAITRAKHKLLMVGSATTLQRYTPVEKLLNHLQQENMIIQLPSAAHKALPSMDL; encoded by the exons ATGAACAGGATGAAAATGAAGAAAGCCGAG GTTCTTCGAGGCTTACCTGGGGGGCAGAAGAACATCTCTGCCTTCTTTTCCTCCCAGAACCGAAAG GTCTTCCCAACTTCCACAAAAGTATCCACCACGGGTGCGGTCCAGCCCAAGACTGAGCCTCCAGTCAAAGATGGTGAAAGCTCTCTGTTCAGAGTCCATTCCCCATTAAAGAGGAGTGTCCTTGGGGACCTTGAAAACCTCCTCCCCTCCTCACCAGATCTCCTACTTTCTGTGCCTGAGACGCCAAACAGTCAAATCAGGCATACCTGCTCTCCCTCCTTTAAGAAGGACCTCAGCAGGGAGGAGGTGTGCCTGGCAAACCTCGGCCAGCTGTCTCCTGTCTGTCGCAGTCCTCGCTCCAAAGGGCCAAATTTACGGAGAGTAATGGCTAAGGATGGAGGAAAAGCCAAGAGGGAAGATAGAACGTCTGGCTCCATGAAAAGGCTGTTCAGCCCCCCTGAAGAGTCACATGATGCCAAGAGACCAAGAACTACCAGCCCATTGACCACAGGAGCAGTGATTATGAGTAGAAgcctgaaagaaagaaattatatAACTGAGCCAGAGAAAACACCCTCCTTACCCACTGAACGTTCAGCAGGTTGTTATGACAAGTCTGTGGGTCACAGTCAAGGCACTGAATTGATCTTAAATGATGGTAGAAGCGCAATAATATCAGTGCAGTCTGTGTCTTCCCTCTCTTTGGGCCAAGAGAAGAAACCTCAGCAAGAACATGATGAGCAAGATTCTGGTTTTACTTTGATAACGGAGCAGACAGCAGCTGAGGCCGAAACCAGCAGAAAGCTACACACTAGTGTGGAAAAGGACACTCCTAATGCACATGTGCATGAAACCAGTGCTCAAGCTATCACACCTGCACTGCACGGAGGTTCAAAGGAGAGAGAGGTTCACCCAAACGTAAAAGAGACCACAAGAACATCGAAGAAGGTTGGAGATGGAGACCAAAAAACACAGGATCAGGAGCAAAATGGCG GAACGGCTCCTGCGTGTCCCACAGAAGAGCGACTGGATGAGAGCTGGTTTGCAGATCAGATGGAGCATAACGAAGGTCTTAAGACCAAAAAATCCCG GAAAGTACCAGACCATGTAATCCTTTGTGGAGGACCGAAAAACCGTTACTGGGTCATGAATGTTGAAGAGAGACCTGGCCTCAAAACGCTGACCATCTCATGCTCCAAGCTTCTACATCCAGCCGAGACGTGCCTGCTTAGAGATGGATG GGAGATGACACCTGTTCGTCCTGGTGATGTGGTGCATCTGGAGGGCCACTCTGATGGTGGATCCTGGTTAGTGGACAGGGAGCAGGGCTTTCTGGTTTTACTCCCTGATAGCCTCATCTCAGGTACCAGCATCTCCAGCTCCATCCGCTGCATGAGGCGTGCGGTGCTGGGAGATATGTTCAAG AGTTTTGATGGTGGCAGCAAGCAAATGCTTAACGGCACCATGGTCCATGAAGTCTTCCAAAGAGCAGCTACAGCTAAAGATTTTTCTTCGGAGACGCTGTCTAAGCTCGCTGATGAGGCTTTGCACAGTCCTCGATATCTGGGAGATAT GTACAGTTTGGGTGTAACTCAGGAAGAGATGAAGCAGGAGCTGCATGATTATCTCCCCTCACTGGAACACTGGGCAAAGGAATACCTCAACTCTCAAACACCTAAAGCCATAAGCCTTAAAAT CAGTGGTGGAGCTCCAAGTAGGTGTCAGGACTCGGGAGCTGTCGCTACTGTTACAGAGCTGGCAGACATAGAGGAGAACGTTTGGTCTCCGAGGTTTGGGCTGAAAGGAAAAATCGATGTGACGGCCCGGGTTCGAATCCAAAGACCGCGAAATGGCTTTCACAGAATTCCAGAAGAAAAGACCATCCCTCTGGAGCTGAAAACTGGCAGGGAGTCAAACTCGATAGAGCATCGCAGTCAG GTGATTCTGTACACTTTGATGACCTCGGAGAGATACAGTCCCGAGGCCGGCTTTCTACTTTACCTCAAGACTGGCAACATGCACCCTGTAGCACCCAGCCACATGGACCGCAGAG AGCTGCTGAAGCTAAGGAACACTTTGGTGCATCACATTCACAACTGTGTGGAGAAAGAGGCTGAGCGAAGCTGCCTCTCCAGGCTGCCGGACATACTGACCAACAGACAAACCTGCCAGTACTGTCCTCAAAAGAGAAACTGTGCCTTATATGAGAG GGCTGTGGATCGCAGCTCTGCAGTCACTGAAGATGTTATACATGAATTTATACAGCAAGAGACTGGCCACCTGACATTGCCTCATCTTAACTATTTTTCCCACTGGCTGCTTCTCTGCTGCTTGGAGTCTGTCACCATGGAGACTAGAAACAGCCGAAAGCGTGTGTGGCTTCAGACGGTTGAGGAAAG TGAGAAGAGCGGGAGCTGCGCAGGGAACCTGCGGCTCAGCGGGCCAGTGATGGCTCAGTCTGAAGGTGTTTTCCTTCATTGTTTCCACCGCAGTCATGTTGCTTCGCAGCAAGGTTTGACCAACAGCAGTCTCTCCAGCAGGGATCGCATTGTCGTTAGTGACCTGGAGGGTCGCCTTGTTGGCTTGGCAACAGGTTACCTGTGTGAGGTCAGCCAGACAGTAATCAGCTGCACACTGGACAG GGACCTGTCGAAGTTCAGGGATGTGACATTTCGGCTGGATGGGGATGAAGGTGTGGTGGGCTTCAGCACCCACCTCACCAATCTCTCCAAACTGATGGAAAACTCTCAGGACAG TGATCGTCTGAGGAAGTTGGTCGTCGACCTTCAAGCTCCAGAGTTCATCTCCAACCTCAGCTCTGTTTTGCCCAAGGAGGCTAAGGACACCGTGGCTGACATCCTCAAAG GTCTCAACAAACCCCAGAAACAGGCCATGAAGAAGGTGTTGTTATCTAAAGACTACACGCTGGTAGTCGGCATGCCAGGCACAGGCAAAACCACAACCATCTGCACCCTG GTTCGTATCCTGCATGCTTGTGGTTTTAGTGTGTTGCTGACCAGCTACACCCACTCTGCTGTTGATAACATCCTTCTGAAGCTTAAACGTTTCAGAGTTGGTTTTCTGCGTCTGGGTCAGGGACAGAAG GTTCATCCAGACATCCTGCCATACACAGAAGAAAGTGTGAGGAAGAAGGGGGTTCACACTCTTTCAGACCTGGAACAGCTTTATAACAAAGAA CTGATAGTGGCAACTACTTGTATGGGCATCAAGCATCCTATTTTTACTCGACGCCGCTTTGATTTCTGCATTGTGGATGAGGCGTCACAGATCAGCCAGCCTATCTGCCTGGGACCTTTGTTCTACGCCAAGAGATTTGTCCTTGTTGGAGACCATCAACAGCTCCCACCAATAGTGCAAAACCATGAAGCCAG GTCACTTGGGATGGATGAGAGTTTATTTAAGCGACTAGAGCTGCATAGTGAAGCAGTGGTACAACTCAACGTACAGTATCGAATGAACAG GCAGATCATGTCTCTCAGTAACTCTCTGATGTACGAAGGCCGGCTGGAGTGTGGCTCAGAGAGGACGGCCGCAGCACTGCTCACCCTGCCCTTCCTGCTGTCTGTCCAGTCTGAGCTGAGTTCGTACTCTGAGGCTCATCCCCAGCATGCCCTGTCGTGGATACAGTCTACGCTGTTGCCGAGCAATCCTGTTTGCTTCCTGGACTGCTCGATG GTGCCTGCACTAGAATCAGTGGAACAAGGAGGAATAAGCAATCACACCGAAGCTGCTCTCATACAcactctgctttcacttctcATAAAA gcaGGGTGTAAGCCCAGCGATATTGGTGTTATCGCCCCCTACAGGCAGCAGTTAAAGACAATTCTGGCTCTGCTGCAGTCGCCTGCATTCACTGGTGTGGAGGTGAACACAGTGGATAGATACCAAGGACGGGACAAAAGTCTGattattctttcttttgtcaGGAGCACGGCAGAGGAAGGAAAC TTAGGAGAGTTGTTAAAGGACTGGCGTCGCCTGAATGTAGCCATTACCCGCGCCAAACACAAGCTGCTGATGGTGGGCTCAGCCACAACGCTACAACGCTACACACCAGTGGAGAAACTTCTCAACCATCTTCAACAAGAGAACATGAT TATCCAGCTCCCATCAGCTGCCCACAAGGCCTTACCCAGCATGGACCTGTGA